In Ruania zhangjianzhongii, the following proteins share a genomic window:
- a CDS encoding S41 family peptidase → MTSAYLRDPDVHAELVTFVAVDDIWLAPVSGGRAWRLTHDRAPARTPRFSPDGQRLAYVSHAGGHPELMLTDIESGRPVRLTWWAGSVMIVLGWADEHTVLVASNAGEASIRHTVVKAVRTDGTWQRLQIGAAGSLAIHAGGAIALSTFNSRGPAIWKRYRGGTASRLWLDRTGDGDWQRLLPEERAALVNPLWLGDALAFVSDRAAGFPDRADEQANLWLWETPGVGEPRQITHQGPEQGYVRDASTDGTRLTWHSRGRIWLLEDLHAQPRMLPITLPGSTPAPVALDPTVRLEALAPDHTGTASVVNWRGKAFWLTHRDGPARALAAESGVRVREPVLLGRTGRVVLATDAEGADTLEVHTIDGSAPAHRMLSGQLGRVLHLASDPAGNRLAAISHDGSVRLIELANDGAAPVVQDVTRSSYGEPMGPVFSPDGRYLLWSEPTDAESSQHRVMVLDTRHGGEPVALTSGQFHDRCPAVTDDGKFVVFLSDRTLDPEYDTQAFDLSFTGATRPWLIPIAAREPAPFGPSVTGRAPAATTPEHGAGDQTPASSAVASPELDATDAEQRIMPFPVPSASYRDLKAASGGVLWIKAAEEVGVLGSRRAGVSGEPATDVVQRWSFADHEVTTIVAKADSYAVSGDGQQLVVLHEKEVTLTPATRKPAEGGDSAVVTVDTGRLRFDLDPAAEWQQMFAETTRLMAEHFWRADMDGVDFAAVTERWRPVVDQVRSHDDLVDLLWETVAELNTSHAYVMPADPPGDAARRLGLLGADLAPAKDGWRIERILPGESSDPGARSPLLAAGVGARPGDLIVAVDGIAVDPVAGPGRQLVGAADKPVELTLRRDGADRRVVVVPLADEEALRYQDWVRSRREYVRSASQGRLGYLHVPDMMSAGWAQLHRDLRSASHAEGIIADVRYNRGGHTSQLVIGKLAARVISWSRTRYEDRPAAYPDSAPRGPVVLVANEYSGSDGDIVNAAAQALGVGPVVGVRTWGGVVGIDGRYDLVDGTEVTQPRYATWMQGKGWGVENYGVDPDIEVVHTPADLFSDADPQLDRAITEALARLEQAPAAAPPPLPEPKVRP, encoded by the coding sequence GTGACTTCCGCCTACCTGCGTGATCCCGATGTCCATGCCGAGCTGGTCACCTTCGTCGCCGTCGACGATATCTGGCTCGCCCCCGTCTCCGGTGGCCGCGCCTGGCGGCTGACCCACGACCGTGCCCCGGCCCGTACGCCCCGGTTCTCCCCGGACGGGCAGCGACTCGCCTACGTCTCGCATGCGGGCGGCCACCCGGAGCTGATGCTCACCGACATCGAGTCGGGTCGGCCGGTCCGGCTGACCTGGTGGGCCGGCTCGGTGATGATCGTGCTCGGCTGGGCGGACGAACACACGGTGCTGGTCGCTTCGAACGCCGGGGAGGCGAGCATCCGGCACACGGTGGTCAAGGCCGTGCGCACCGACGGCACCTGGCAGCGGCTGCAGATCGGTGCCGCCGGTAGCCTGGCCATCCACGCTGGCGGCGCGATCGCGCTGAGCACCTTCAACTCCCGCGGGCCCGCCATCTGGAAGCGCTACCGCGGCGGGACCGCCTCCCGACTGTGGCTGGACCGCACCGGCGACGGGGACTGGCAGCGCCTGTTGCCCGAGGAGCGAGCCGCGCTGGTCAACCCGCTCTGGCTGGGCGATGCTCTGGCGTTCGTCTCCGACCGGGCCGCCGGGTTCCCGGACCGCGCCGATGAACAGGCGAACCTGTGGCTGTGGGAGACACCGGGCGTGGGCGAGCCGCGGCAGATCACCCATCAGGGCCCGGAACAGGGGTACGTGCGCGATGCCAGCACGGACGGCACCCGCCTCACCTGGCACAGCCGCGGCCGGATCTGGCTGCTCGAGGATCTCCATGCGCAGCCGCGCATGCTCCCGATCACCCTGCCCGGCAGCACGCCGGCGCCGGTCGCTCTCGACCCGACCGTCCGGCTGGAGGCGCTGGCCCCGGACCACACCGGCACCGCCAGCGTGGTCAACTGGCGCGGGAAGGCGTTCTGGCTGACCCACCGCGACGGCCCGGCCCGGGCGCTGGCGGCCGAATCCGGGGTGCGGGTGCGCGAACCGGTGCTGCTCGGCCGAACCGGACGGGTGGTACTGGCCACCGACGCCGAGGGTGCGGACACCCTGGAGGTGCACACCATCGACGGCTCGGCGCCTGCGCACCGGATGCTCAGCGGGCAGCTGGGACGCGTGCTGCACCTGGCCTCCGACCCGGCCGGGAATCGCCTGGCGGCGATCTCCCACGATGGCTCGGTGCGGCTGATCGAGCTGGCCAACGACGGCGCAGCCCCGGTGGTCCAGGATGTCACCCGGTCCAGCTATGGGGAGCCGATGGGCCCGGTGTTCTCCCCGGACGGGCGCTACCTCCTCTGGTCCGAGCCCACCGATGCCGAGAGCAGCCAGCACCGGGTGATGGTGCTGGACACCCGCCACGGCGGGGAGCCGGTGGCGCTGACCAGCGGCCAGTTCCACGACCGTTGCCCGGCGGTCACCGACGACGGCAAGTTCGTGGTGTTCCTCTCCGACCGGACCCTGGACCCGGAGTACGACACCCAGGCGTTCGATCTGTCCTTCACCGGCGCCACCCGGCCCTGGCTGATCCCGATCGCGGCCCGGGAACCGGCACCGTTCGGACCGAGCGTGACCGGCCGGGCGCCCGCGGCGACGACCCCGGAGCACGGTGCTGGTGACCAGACCCCGGCGAGCTCCGCCGTCGCCAGCCCGGAGCTGGACGCCACGGACGCCGAGCAGCGGATCATGCCGTTCCCGGTGCCCTCCGCCAGCTACCGCGACCTGAAGGCCGCCTCCGGTGGGGTGCTCTGGATCAAGGCCGCCGAGGAAGTGGGCGTGCTCGGATCGCGGCGCGCGGGAGTCAGCGGTGAACCCGCCACGGATGTGGTGCAGCGCTGGTCCTTCGCCGACCACGAGGTCACCACGATCGTGGCCAAGGCGGACTCCTACGCCGTCTCCGGTGACGGGCAGCAGCTGGTGGTGCTGCACGAGAAGGAGGTCACGCTCACGCCGGCCACCCGCAAGCCCGCCGAGGGTGGCGACTCCGCCGTGGTGACCGTGGACACCGGCCGGCTGCGGTTCGACCTGGACCCGGCGGCAGAGTGGCAGCAGATGTTCGCCGAGACCACCCGGCTGATGGCGGAGCACTTCTGGCGCGCGGACATGGACGGGGTGGACTTCGCTGCGGTCACCGAGCGGTGGCGCCCGGTGGTGGATCAGGTGCGCAGCCACGACGACCTGGTGGATCTGCTCTGGGAGACGGTCGCGGAGCTGAACACCTCGCACGCCTATGTGATGCCGGCCGATCCGCCGGGTGATGCCGCCCGCCGCCTCGGGCTGCTCGGCGCGGACCTGGCGCCCGCCAAGGACGGTTGGCGGATCGAACGGATCCTGCCCGGCGAGTCCAGCGACCCGGGCGCGCGCTCCCCCCTGCTCGCCGCCGGGGTGGGAGCCCGCCCCGGCGACCTGATCGTGGCGGTGGACGGGATCGCCGTGGACCCGGTGGCCGGCCCGGGGCGGCAGCTGGTGGGGGCCGCGGACAAGCCGGTGGAGCTGACCCTGCGGCGCGACGGCGCCGACCGCCGGGTGGTCGTGGTGCCGCTGGCCGACGAGGAAGCCCTGCGCTACCAGGACTGGGTGCGTTCGCGCCGGGAGTACGTGCGGTCCGCCAGCCAGGGTCGGTTGGGATACCTGCACGTACCGGACATGATGAGCGCCGGCTGGGCCCAGCTGCACCGGGACCTGCGCAGCGCCAGCCACGCCGAAGGCATCATTGCCGATGTGCGGTACAACCGCGGTGGGCACACCTCTCAGCTGGTGATCGGCAAGCTCGCCGCCCGGGTGATCAGCTGGAGCCGCACCCGGTACGAGGACCGGCCCGCCGCCTACCCGGACAGCGCTCCGCGCGGGCCGGTGGTGCTGGTGGCGAACGAGTACTCCGGCTCCGACGGGGACATCGTCAACGCCGCTGCCCAGGCGTTGGGCGTGGGACCGGTGGTCGGCGTGCGCACCTGGGGTGGTGTGGTCGGCATCGACGGCCGCTATGACCTCGTGGACGGTACCGAGGTGACCCAACCCCGGTACGCCACCTGGATGCAGGGCAAGGGCTGGGGCGTGGAGAACTACGGTGTGGATCCGGACATCGAGGTGGTGCACACGCCGGCGGACCTGTTCAGCGACGCGGACCCGCAGCTGGACCGCGCGATTACCGAGGCGCTGGCTCGACTGGAGCAGGCTCCGGCGGCCGCTCCGCCGCCGTTGCCTGAGCCGAAGGTCCGGCCCTGA
- a CDS encoding MFS transporter: MHAGNDASAVPSPGGTRTHNRNTVIASMLGSVVEWYDFFLYGTMAALVFNKQFFPEFDPLIGTMVAFATFAAGFITRPIGGVIFGHFGDRIGRKKILVITMLIMGGSTFLMGTLPTYEQIGVLAPILLLVLRMLQGIGLGGEWGGAAVLTFEHAPRGKRGLFSSWPQTGVPLGLLLSTLAVNLVSLPGDEALQSWTWRIPFLASILLVVVGLLVRLKVQEPQSFRDMVATDTRAKVPMFEVLRNYPKQIILGIGARFSESITFNVYNAFIVTYTTTVLGLDNSYALNALLIASVIGFVIIPVAGKMSDRFGRRPIFGAGALVALVTAFPAFMLIDTGVQQLIWVAVVLGWSLGACTMFGAEAATFAELFPARVRYTGMSIVYQFGVLPSGAVAPALSVWLVSVTGSAWPVAVYVMAAAAIALVSLYFLRETAHEEIDTELRARAEELRITARADH, translated from the coding sequence ATGCACGCAGGTAATGACGCTTCGGCCGTGCCTTCGCCGGGTGGAACCCGCACACACAACCGCAACACCGTGATCGCGAGCATGCTCGGCTCGGTGGTGGAGTGGTACGACTTCTTCCTCTACGGGACGATGGCGGCGCTGGTCTTCAATAAGCAGTTCTTCCCCGAGTTCGACCCGCTGATCGGCACGATGGTCGCCTTCGCGACCTTCGCTGCTGGGTTCATCACGCGACCGATCGGCGGGGTCATCTTCGGTCACTTCGGCGATCGCATCGGCCGGAAGAAGATCCTGGTCATCACCATGCTCATCATGGGCGGGTCGACGTTCCTGATGGGTACTCTCCCGACCTATGAGCAGATCGGCGTCCTGGCGCCGATCTTGCTGCTCGTACTGCGGATGCTGCAGGGAATCGGCCTCGGTGGCGAATGGGGCGGGGCAGCGGTCCTGACCTTCGAGCACGCGCCACGCGGCAAGCGCGGGCTGTTCTCCTCCTGGCCACAGACGGGTGTGCCACTGGGCTTGTTGCTCTCGACCCTGGCGGTGAACCTGGTCAGCCTCCCCGGGGACGAGGCGTTGCAGTCGTGGACCTGGCGAATCCCGTTCCTGGCGAGCATCCTCCTGGTCGTCGTAGGTCTGCTGGTGCGACTGAAGGTCCAGGAGCCGCAGTCCTTCCGGGACATGGTGGCCACGGACACCCGAGCCAAGGTGCCGATGTTTGAGGTGCTCCGGAACTACCCGAAACAGATCATTCTCGGTATCGGCGCGCGCTTCAGTGAGAGCATCACGTTCAATGTCTACAACGCCTTCATCGTCACCTACACCACCACGGTGCTGGGCCTGGACAACAGCTACGCGCTCAATGCGCTGCTGATCGCGAGCGTGATCGGCTTCGTCATCATCCCGGTGGCGGGCAAGATGTCCGACCGGTTCGGTCGTCGGCCGATCTTCGGTGCGGGAGCACTCGTGGCGCTCGTCACGGCGTTCCCCGCCTTCATGCTGATCGACACCGGAGTACAGCAATTGATCTGGGTGGCGGTCGTGCTCGGTTGGTCGCTCGGTGCCTGCACGATGTTCGGCGCTGAAGCGGCAACCTTCGCGGAGCTGTTCCCCGCGCGAGTGCGCTACACCGGTATGTCCATCGTGTACCAGTTCGGCGTGCTGCCCTCCGGTGCCGTGGCGCCGGCCCTGTCGGTATGGCTCGTCTCCGTCACCGGATCGGCCTGGCCGGTGGCGGTGTATGTGATGGCGGCCGCGGCTATCGCGCTCGTCTCGTTGTACTTCCTGCGAGAGACCGCGCACGAGGAGATCGACACCGAGCTACGGGCCAGGGCTGAAGAGTTGCGCATCACCGCTCGCGCCGACCACTGA
- a CDS encoding DUF885 domain-containing protein, translating to MSHASTPRTPTPTDVLADEYVATLTRLSPMTATAIGLPGAEDQLDDFSPGGYQAGTDAARRVLSDLAEITPVDETDRITQHAMRERIGLEIELAEAGEDLADLNVIASPVQHVREVFDLMPTDTPEQWETIAARMEAVPQALAGYIESLQVAAERGQVAPIRQVEACIAEAEQLAGPDSFWRTFAAGASVDGKPVSKSVTTALSTGAQSAASGYARLADALRELAPQAPADDAAGRERYTRFSRMHIGAEVDLDETYEWGLAELAAITAEQEQAAAQISGPGASVEQAMADLDADPARTLHGTQALQEWMQTTADAALAAMAGTHFDIPDPVRTIECKIAPTTSGGIYYTPPSADFSRPGRMWWAVPAEVTEFNTWRETTTVYHEGVPGHHLQLGQTIYRAELLNTWRRLACWVSGHGEGWALYAERLMKDLGFLDDPGDLMGMLDGQRLRAARVVIDIGVHLGKPCPPEWGGGTWDAAKAWPFLTANANMAEGFLAFELNRYLGWPGQAPSYKVGQRLWEQLRDETKAREGAGFDLAAFHRRALDVGSVGLDTLRAALLP from the coding sequence GTGAGCCACGCATCGACGCCCCGCACTCCCACCCCCACCGATGTCCTCGCCGACGAGTACGTCGCCACGCTCACCCGGCTGAGCCCGATGACAGCCACCGCGATCGGGCTTCCCGGCGCCGAGGACCAGCTCGACGACTTCTCCCCCGGCGGGTATCAGGCCGGCACCGACGCCGCACGACGGGTGCTCTCCGACCTGGCCGAGATCACCCCGGTGGACGAGACCGACCGCATCACCCAGCACGCGATGCGCGAGCGGATCGGGCTGGAGATCGAGCTGGCCGAGGCCGGGGAGGACCTGGCGGACCTGAACGTGATCGCCTCACCGGTGCAGCACGTGCGCGAGGTGTTCGACCTGATGCCCACCGACACCCCGGAGCAGTGGGAGACGATCGCGGCGCGGATGGAGGCGGTCCCGCAAGCCCTGGCGGGGTACATCGAGTCGCTGCAGGTGGCCGCCGAACGGGGCCAGGTGGCGCCGATCCGGCAGGTCGAGGCGTGCATCGCCGAGGCTGAACAGCTGGCCGGGCCGGACTCGTTCTGGCGCACCTTCGCCGCCGGAGCAAGCGTGGACGGCAAACCGGTGAGCAAATCGGTCACCACGGCACTGAGCACAGGCGCACAGAGCGCGGCAAGCGGGTACGCCCGGCTCGCAGATGCACTGCGTGAGCTGGCCCCCCAGGCACCGGCCGACGACGCTGCTGGCCGGGAGCGGTACACCCGGTTCTCCCGGATGCACATCGGTGCCGAGGTGGATCTGGACGAGACGTACGAGTGGGGGCTGGCCGAGCTGGCCGCGATCACCGCCGAACAGGAGCAGGCCGCCGCACAGATCTCCGGGCCTGGGGCGAGCGTCGAGCAGGCGATGGCGGACCTGGACGCGGACCCGGCCCGCACCCTGCACGGCACCCAGGCGCTGCAGGAGTGGATGCAGACCACCGCCGATGCGGCCCTGGCGGCGATGGCCGGCACGCATTTCGACATCCCGGACCCGGTGCGCACGATCGAGTGCAAGATCGCCCCGACCACCTCGGGCGGGATCTACTACACCCCGCCGAGCGCAGACTTCTCCCGGCCCGGACGGATGTGGTGGGCGGTGCCAGCGGAGGTCACCGAGTTCAACACCTGGCGGGAGACCACCACGGTCTACCACGAAGGCGTACCCGGACATCACCTGCAGCTCGGTCAGACCATCTACCGCGCCGAGCTGCTGAACACCTGGCGCCGGCTGGCCTGCTGGGTGAGCGGGCACGGCGAGGGCTGGGCGCTGTATGCCGAGCGGCTGATGAAGGACCTCGGCTTCCTCGACGACCCCGGTGACCTGATGGGCATGCTCGACGGGCAGCGCCTGCGCGCCGCCCGGGTGGTGATCGACATCGGCGTGCACCTGGGCAAGCCCTGCCCGCCGGAGTGGGGCGGCGGCACCTGGGACGCGGCGAAGGCCTGGCCGTTCCTGACCGCGAACGCGAACATGGCCGAGGGGTTCCTCGCGTTCGAGCTGAACCGGTACCTGGGCTGGCCCGGGCAGGCGCCCTCGTACAAGGTCGGCCAACGGCTCTGGGAGCAGCTGCGGGACGAGACCAAGGCCCGCGAAGGCGCCGGCTTCGACCTGGCTGCCTTCCACCGCCGCGCGCTGGACGTCGGCTCGGTCGGCCTGGACACGCTGCGCGCCGCTCTGCTGCCCTGA
- a CDS encoding Maf family protein, whose amino-acid sequence MRPRLILASASPARAGLLRGAGVDPIIQVADVDEEALTAAHTAAHGPISVAESVQLLARAKAEKVAAEIFAATEGPTDGGAPLPAAFPADGPTAVLGCDSLLEVDGEALGKPHTPERARERWQRIRGRSGVLHTGHHLITASCEAGATSHTTVDFAEITDAEIEAYIATDEPLEVAGAFTIDGYGGAFIRRIEGDHHGVMGISLPLLRDLLGQVGLTWVDLWRHRPAPGLTHPISVDP is encoded by the coding sequence ATGCGTCCCCGTCTGATCCTCGCCTCCGCCTCCCCTGCCCGCGCCGGACTGCTGCGCGGTGCCGGGGTGGACCCGATCATCCAGGTGGCGGACGTGGATGAGGAGGCGCTGACCGCCGCGCACACCGCCGCCCACGGGCCGATCTCTGTGGCCGAGTCCGTGCAACTGCTCGCGCGGGCGAAGGCGGAGAAGGTCGCCGCCGAGATCTTTGCTGCGACTGAAGGGCCCACTGACGGCGGTGCTCCGCTACCCGCCGCTTTCCCCGCCGATGGGCCCACCGCAGTACTCGGCTGCGACTCGCTACTCGAAGTCGACGGCGAAGCGCTCGGCAAGCCGCACACCCCGGAGCGCGCCCGCGAGCGCTGGCAGCGGATCCGGGGCCGCTCCGGAGTACTGCACACCGGTCACCACCTGATCACCGCCTCCTGCGAGGCGGGCGCCACCTCGCACACTACGGTGGACTTCGCCGAGATCACCGACGCCGAGATCGAGGCCTACATCGCCACCGACGAGCCGCTGGAGGTGGCCGGGGCGTTCACCATCGACGGCTACGGCGGGGCGTTCATCCGCCGCATCGAGGGCGATCACCACGGGGTTATGGGGATCAGTCTGCCGCTGCTGCGCGACCTGCTCGGCCAGGTGGGCCTGACCTGGGTCGACCTGTGGAGGCATCGACCCGCACCCGGTCTCACGCACCCGATCAGCGTGGATCCGTGA